A single region of the Salipaludibacillus sp. LMS25 genome encodes:
- a CDS encoding non-ribosomal peptide synthetase: MDHQQKRLPLTEAQAGIWFAQQLDRKNPLYNTAEYVTIEGAIDPNYFEQAVRLVIKEAEALHVSFNQTGEDIYQVIVPSDPIAFRYKDVSEKEDPQSAALQWMEADIAEPINLMSDALFTQALFKLADNRYFWYQKIHHIAIDGYGFSLLSQKVASIYSKLLRGETIDHIFTSFTNMIEADCQYKQSEKKEHDRKFWQNHFKDLPEVATLASSNKNIATKLVRANAYLTKTDLDDLKKIEATLQTNSYELVIAVTALYIHKITGHEEVIIGLPVMNRLEPAAINTPCMAMNIVPFRVPVTHTMTLKQLIAVTREEFLRIKNHHKYRHEQLRRDLKRVTDSQRLFGPQVNIMPFHDTLNFAGHKGHVHPLATGPVDDLAINVRLGGDGMSVDFEANAASYTSEQLQTHHQRFLSLLQTFSQHTPDTRLITLEVLLREEKQLVLKNGGHNTTRLVTGDVIEKFEEHVAKTPHQLALICEDRHLTYEEMANRINRLARLLENKGAGAGNFVAVALPRTEETVITMLAILKTGAAYLPLDMNYPAERLHYMVENTRPICAITTVEEEKKLPLTSEMKVIKLDESKTIEQLNQEHDSYTTKPVAVKQPAYVIYTSGSTGKPKGVVISRHSLTNFLMAMDDEIGLETTDKLLAVTTIAFDISALEMYLPLVSGARLVIANKQAVKEPSQLSQLLEEEQITVMQATPTLWHLLITYTPQSIRGLNVLVGGEALSEKLCHQLLDEKCSITNLYGPTETTIWSTIMSMSSHVTGAPSIGKPIWNTDVFVLNDHLQPVPPGVPGDLYIAGDGLALGYLNRPDLTFDRFVANPYGRAGSRMYRTGDLVSWQDDGSLHYIGRADFQLKIRGFRIELGEIESVIQRQSSIERAVVVGLEDGRGDKRLVAYVVPVSGEIFDDMTLKHEISLSLPDYMVPSAIVTLDEFPLTPNGKIDRKALPLPEVESHKGGRKPRTPQEELLCQLFADVLAISHISIDDHFFDLGGHSLHAVSVMSRIRDMFKVDLPIGALFGAPTVAELTEVLNQGTTDIMPAIKRVERSSDMPLSFAQQRLWFLHYMEGPTPTYNIPAVIRLTGEVDKECLQDAIHEVIDRHETLRTIFPNDDGTARQKILPKGHVRPKVRCTNVTETELSKHIESAITYSFELYKEPSIRIHLFKTTEKDAVLLLLMHHIIVDGWSFTPLLQDISHAYRELVSKGTVTWRELPIQYGDYVYWQHNVLETHNSDSPLVSRGMAYWKEQLTDLPDELSLPVNFSRPAESSFLGGVVPVNVNDNLHKQLLALAKAHHVSLFMLLQAAFATLLTRLGAGHDIPIGTPVAGRQDDALEKLVGLFVNTIVLRTDLSGNPTFSELLQRVRKTNLAAYEHQDLPFEHLVEALNPSRSRARHPLFQVMFVFQNTPDPSLDLPGVSSDFDIKSVGSAKFDLTLELRETKTIDGSPTGLTGLFEYSADLFKRERVEAIAKRFTQLLVELGNDPTQPISGYPILLPEEEATLKGIHAFEHATQSLTIPQLFEKQANLTPDNIAVTVDGKALTYDALNRKANQLARYLVKKGVGPGVIVALTLPRSHDLIVAILAVLKAGATYLPLDPDYPKERLTYMVEDAKPMMVVTNEGLMSRLANDELTLDDKRIQESWVMESYENLTNDERMTPLVSAHAAYIIYTSGSTGKPKGVVIPHKNVVRLFEATSHWYQFSKDDVWTMFHSYAFDFSVWEIWGALLHGGKLVIVPYEVSRAPDQFLQLLAEEKVTVLNQTPSAFYQLNYADEQDKTSSDRLHLRYVVFGGEALDLRRLQSWYERHDEDEPKLINMYGITETTVHVSYVALTEQMILEDRGSVIGESIPDLHVYVLDDYLQPVPDGVAGEMYVSGAGLARGYLGRPDLTSDRFVANPFSKHGERMYRTGDLAKRDTDGTLLYIGRSDQQVKLRGFRIELEEIESVLEAHHDIIQAAVDVKERQVGDKRLVAYIVTQEQLEQANIKQYVSGFLPDHMVPSLIMMVDKLPLTANGKLDRKALPAPDFSEQVIGTGPRTPQEELLCDLFADCLGIPEIGIDDHFFELGGHSLLAVKLMSRIRDTLGIELTIGDLFEAPSVAGLASKLEMGESTNALDVLVPLRATGTKPPLFCVHPAGGLSWCYAGLMKSLDAETPLYGIQAKGISNGGQLPHTLEEMALDYIHHMKKIQPEGPYYLVGWSLGGNVIHAMAVELQRRGEEVDLVAMLDAYPSHFLPMMQKPSEEEALIALLALGGYDPDNVGEGELTMERTIEILRSDGSALASLDDETIKNLKLTYANSVKLLGECKPKPFNGDVLFFKSTIIPDWFDPIDPDTWKPYVSGKLMKYDMACRHKDMCQPEPLAKIGRVISKKLRQSKHTVHLT; encoded by the coding sequence ATGGACCACCAGCAAAAACGTCTGCCTCTAACAGAAGCACAGGCAGGTATTTGGTTCGCTCAACAGTTGGACCGCAAGAACCCTTTATATAATACAGCGGAGTATGTGACGATTGAGGGGGCCATTGACCCAAATTATTTTGAACAAGCTGTTCGTCTTGTAATAAAAGAAGCAGAAGCTTTACATGTCTCGTTTAATCAAACGGGAGAAGATATTTATCAAGTTATTGTCCCATCTGATCCTATCGCTTTTCGGTATAAAGATGTTAGCGAAAAGGAGGACCCTCAATCAGCCGCTTTACAGTGGATGGAAGCGGATATAGCGGAGCCGATAAATTTAATGTCTGACGCCCTTTTTACACAAGCGTTATTTAAACTAGCAGATAATCGTTATTTTTGGTACCAAAAGATACATCACATTGCAATTGACGGTTATGGTTTTTCCCTCTTGTCGCAAAAGGTGGCGTCAATTTATTCAAAGTTGCTACGAGGGGAAACGATTGATCATATATTTACTTCATTTACGAACATGATAGAAGCGGACTGTCAGTACAAGCAGTCTGAGAAAAAGGAGCACGACCGGAAATTTTGGCAGAACCATTTTAAAGATTTACCGGAAGTTGCCACGTTAGCTTCAAGTAATAAAAACATTGCAACAAAGTTAGTGCGAGCAAATGCATACTTGACGAAGACAGACTTGGACGATCTTAAGAAAATCGAAGCGACGCTTCAAACCAATAGTTATGAACTAGTTATTGCGGTCACTGCCCTCTATATCCATAAAATAACGGGACATGAAGAGGTTATTATTGGACTGCCAGTTATGAACCGTTTAGAGCCTGCAGCGATTAACACCCCTTGTATGGCCATGAATATCGTGCCATTTCGCGTTCCTGTGACCCATACGATGACATTAAAACAACTGATTGCCGTTACCCGGGAAGAATTTTTGCGGATCAAAAACCATCATAAATATCGTCATGAACAATTACGTCGTGATTTAAAACGAGTCACTGACAGTCAGCGGTTGTTTGGTCCACAGGTGAACATCATGCCCTTTCATGACACGTTAAACTTTGCAGGTCATAAAGGACACGTTCATCCGTTAGCCACAGGCCCTGTGGATGATCTGGCTATTAACGTGAGACTTGGTGGTGATGGCATGTCGGTTGATTTTGAAGCCAATGCGGCCAGTTACACGTCAGAACAGTTACAAACGCATCATCAGCGATTCCTCTCTTTGCTACAGACATTTAGTCAGCACACGCCTGATACGCGTCTCATCACACTAGAGGTGCTGTTACGTGAGGAGAAACAACTGGTACTAAAAAATGGTGGGCATAACACGACACGGTTAGTGACAGGTGATGTTATCGAGAAGTTTGAGGAACATGTGGCGAAAACGCCTCACCAACTGGCTCTAATATGTGAAGATAGGCACTTAACGTATGAAGAAATGGCTAATCGTATCAACCGATTGGCGAGACTTCTTGAAAATAAAGGGGCAGGTGCAGGTAATTTTGTAGCTGTTGCTTTGCCTCGGACGGAAGAGACCGTGATCACGATGTTGGCTATTCTTAAAACTGGGGCGGCCTATTTACCTTTGGATATGAATTATCCTGCAGAAAGGCTTCATTACATGGTGGAGAATACACGTCCTATATGCGCCATCACAACGGTTGAAGAGGAAAAGAAGCTTCCACTTACAAGTGAAATGAAGGTCATCAAGCTAGATGAGTCTAAAACAATCGAGCAACTGAATCAAGAACACGATTCTTACACGACAAAACCAGTGGCAGTGAAACAACCAGCATATGTGATTTATACATCTGGCTCTACAGGCAAACCGAAGGGAGTCGTCATTTCACGACATAGTCTCACCAACTTTTTAATGGCGATGGATGACGAGATAGGGCTGGAAACAACGGACAAGCTTCTGGCGGTGACAACGATCGCGTTTGATATATCTGCTTTAGAAATGTATTTGCCATTAGTTAGTGGCGCTAGACTTGTCATAGCTAATAAACAGGCAGTGAAAGAGCCATCTCAATTATCGCAACTATTGGAAGAGGAACAGATTACAGTTATGCAGGCAACACCGACCTTATGGCATCTGCTCATCACCTATACACCTCAAAGTATACGTGGTCTCAATGTGTTAGTTGGAGGTGAAGCCTTATCAGAAAAACTATGTCATCAACTTCTAGATGAAAAGTGTTCCATTACAAATTTATATGGCCCAACGGAAACGACGATCTGGTCCACGATAATGTCTATGTCAAGCCATGTGACAGGGGCTCCCTCTATCGGAAAACCGATCTGGAATACGGACGTGTTTGTGCTGAATGATCATTTACAGCCTGTCCCCCCAGGGGTGCCTGGTGACTTATACATTGCCGGTGACGGCCTTGCTTTAGGCTACTTAAATCGACCTGATTTGACGTTTGATCGATTTGTAGCTAATCCTTATGGGCGTGCAGGCAGCCGCATGTATCGGACAGGTGATTTAGTAAGTTGGCAGGATGATGGGTCATTACATTACATTGGTCGAGCTGATTTTCAATTGAAAATACGTGGTTTTCGTATCGAACTGGGCGAAATTGAATCTGTCATTCAACGGCAATCATCTATTGAACGGGCAGTAGTTGTGGGATTAGAAGACGGCCGGGGTGATAAACGACTGGTGGCCTATGTGGTCCCTGTGTCTGGGGAGATCTTTGACGACATGACATTAAAGCATGAGATTAGTCTGTCGTTACCGGATTATATGGTACCCTCCGCGATTGTAACGCTCGATGAATTTCCTTTAACACCAAATGGAAAGATTGACCGCAAAGCGCTGCCTCTTCCAGAGGTGGAGAGTCATAAGGGTGGGCGCAAACCGAGAACGCCTCAAGAAGAGTTATTGTGCCAGTTATTCGCAGATGTTTTGGCTATCTCTCACATCTCCATTGACGATCATTTCTTTGATTTAGGGGGACACTCATTGCATGCTGTTAGTGTGATGAGCCGTATTCGTGACATGTTTAAAGTTGATCTGCCAATCGGTGCTCTATTTGGTGCCCCAACAGTGGCAGAACTAACGGAAGTCCTCAATCAAGGAACAACAGACATAATGCCAGCCATTAAACGAGTTGAACGCTCTAGTGACATGCCGTTATCATTTGCTCAGCAGAGACTTTGGTTCTTACATTACATGGAAGGACCTACTCCCACTTATAATATTCCAGCGGTCATACGTTTAACAGGGGAAGTAGATAAAGAGTGCTTGCAAGATGCTATTCATGAGGTGATTGATCGGCATGAAACGCTTAGAACGATTTTTCCCAATGATGACGGAACAGCTAGGCAAAAGATCTTACCCAAAGGACATGTTCGGCCAAAAGTGAGATGTACCAATGTGACGGAGACGGAGCTATCGAAGCATATAGAAAGTGCTATTACGTACTCCTTTGAATTATATAAGGAGCCTTCTATTCGTATACATTTGTTTAAAACAACTGAAAAGGACGCCGTCTTATTACTGTTAATGCATCATATTATTGTGGATGGATGGTCGTTTACCCCGCTATTACAAGACATCTCCCATGCCTATAGGGAACTCGTATCTAAAGGCACAGTGACTTGGCGTGAGCTACCTATTCAATATGGTGACTATGTTTATTGGCAGCATAACGTTTTAGAAACTCATAACTCAGACTCACCACTAGTATCACGAGGTATGGCCTATTGGAAAGAACAATTAACCGATCTTCCTGATGAGCTGAGCCTTCCTGTTAATTTTTCTCGTCCAGCAGAATCTAGCTTTCTTGGGGGAGTTGTCCCTGTAAATGTCAATGATAACCTGCACAAGCAATTACTGGCTTTAGCAAAAGCGCATCACGTCAGTCTATTTATGCTGTTACAGGCGGCCTTTGCTACCCTTCTTACTCGCTTAGGCGCCGGTCATGACATTCCAATTGGGACCCCTGTAGCAGGAAGGCAAGATGATGCGCTTGAGAAGCTTGTAGGCTTATTTGTGAACACCATCGTGTTACGGACCGATTTGTCTGGCAACCCTACATTTTCCGAGCTATTGCAACGTGTGAGAAAAACAAATCTAGCTGCTTATGAGCATCAAGATCTACCATTTGAACATCTGGTAGAAGCGTTGAACCCATCTCGATCTCGCGCGAGACATCCGTTATTTCAGGTGATGTTCGTCTTTCAAAATACGCCAGACCCATCGCTTGATTTGCCAGGCGTGTCCAGTGATTTTGATATTAAAAGCGTCGGCTCTGCTAAATTTGATCTCACATTAGAGTTGAGAGAAACGAAAACGATAGATGGATCACCGACTGGTCTAACAGGGCTTTTTGAATATAGTGCAGATTTATTTAAACGAGAAAGAGTTGAGGCAATTGCCAAGCGGTTTACCCAATTACTAGTAGAGTTAGGGAATGATCCTACTCAGCCAATTAGTGGATATCCTATCTTGTTACCAGAAGAAGAGGCGACTTTAAAAGGCATTCATGCTTTCGAACATGCGACACAGTCATTGACCATTCCGCAGCTCTTTGAAAAACAGGCAAATTTAACACCTGATAATATAGCTGTCACAGTGGATGGAAAAGCGTTGACATATGATGCGTTAAATCGAAAAGCCAACCAATTAGCACGCTATCTTGTCAAAAAAGGGGTGGGACCAGGTGTTATCGTCGCGTTAACGTTACCTCGCTCCCATGACTTAATTGTAGCTATTCTAGCTGTGTTAAAAGCTGGCGCAACGTATTTACCGTTGGATCCAGATTATCCGAAAGAGCGGCTTACTTATATGGTGGAAGACGCCAAACCGATGATGGTGGTGACCAACGAAGGGCTGATGTCTCGTTTAGCAAATGACGAACTCACACTTGATGACAAAAGGATACAGGAATCATGGGTTATGGAAAGTTATGAAAACCTCACGAATGATGAGCGGATGACGCCACTTGTATCTGCCCATGCAGCCTATATCATTTACACCTCTGGTTCTACAGGAAAGCCAAAGGGAGTCGTCATTCCTCATAAAAATGTCGTACGCTTATTTGAAGCCACGTCTCATTGGTACCAGTTTTCAAAAGATGACGTTTGGACGATGTTCCATTCCTATGCCTTTGATTTTTCAGTATGGGAAATATGGGGGGCTTTGCTTCATGGAGGAAAACTCGTTATCGTTCCTTACGAAGTGAGCCGAGCGCCAGACCAATTTTTACAACTGCTTGCGGAAGAAAAAGTGACCGTGCTAAATCAAACCCCTTCTGCGTTCTATCAACTCAATTACGCTGATGAACAAGATAAAACAAGCTCTGACCGTCTTCATTTACGTTATGTCGTCTTTGGTGGGGAAGCGTTAGATTTGCGTCGGTTACAAAGTTGGTATGAACGACATGACGAGGATGAACCGAAACTGATCAATATGTATGGGATCACTGAGACAACCGTGCATGTTAGCTATGTAGCGTTAACAGAACAAATGATTCTAGAGGATAGAGGGAGTGTCATAGGCGAATCGATACCTGACTTACATGTATACGTGCTAGATGACTATCTACAGCCAGTGCCAGACGGTGTTGCTGGCGAAATGTATGTTTCCGGTGCTGGATTAGCAAGGGGTTACTTAGGTCGTCCAGATCTTACATCGGATCGCTTTGTAGCAAATCCATTTAGTAAGCATGGCGAACGAATGTATCGAACAGGAGACTTAGCAAAACGGGATACAGACGGGACACTTCTGTACATTGGCCGATCTGACCAGCAAGTAAAATTACGTGGTTTTAGAATTGAATTAGAAGAAATCGAATCGGTACTGGAAGCTCATCATGACATCATTCAGGCAGCGGTAGATGTCAAAGAAAGACAAGTAGGTGACAAACGGCTCGTGGCTTATATTGTCACCCAAGAGCAACTTGAGCAAGCGAACATTAAACAGTACGTCAGCGGGTTTTTGCCTGATCATATGGTGCCTTCACTTATTATGATGGTGGATAAACTTCCGTTAACAGCAAACGGGAAGCTTGATCGAAAGGCGCTACCGGCTCCTGATTTTTCTGAACAAGTCATAGGAACTGGGCCGAGAACGCCACAAGAGGAATTGTTGTGTGACTTGTTTGCTGATTGTTTAGGGATCCCTGAGATTGGCATTGACGATCATTTCTTTGAGCTCGGTGGTCATTCATTACTAGCAGTAAAATTGATGAGTCGTATTCGAGATACTCTCGGTATTGAATTGACCATTGGGGATTTATTTGAAGCTCCTTCTGTAGCAGGGCTCGCAAGCAAGCTTGAAATGGGTGAAAGCACGAATGCCTTGGATGTTTTAGTGCCTTTAAGGGCCACAGGTACCAAACCACCGCTATTTTGTGTCCATCCTGCTGGTGGGCTTAGCTGGTGCTATGCAGGACTGATGAAATCCTTAGACGCAGAGACGCCCCTTTATGGCATACAAGCGAAAGGAATTAGTAATGGTGGTCAATTACCGCACACATTAGAAGAAATGGCTCTGGACTATATTCATCATATGAAAAAAATCCAGCCTGAAGGACCTTATTATTTGGTCGGTTGGTCGCTCGGTGGAAATGTCATACATGCCATGGCAGTTGAGCTGCAACGGCGAGGTGAGGAGGTTGACTTAGTGGCGATGTTAGATGCTTATCCGAGTCACTTTCTTCCGATGATGCAAAAACCGAGTGAAGAGGAGGCGCTCATCGCCCTGTTAGCTTTAGGAGGGTACGATCCTGATAACGTCGGCGAAGGAGAGTTGACGATGGAAAGAACGATTGAGATTCTCCGCAGTGATGGAAGCGCACTCGCTAGTCTCGACGACGAGACGATAAAAAATTTAAAGCTCACGTATGCCAATTCAGTTAAGCTGCTTGGTGAATGCAAACCAAAACCGTTTAATGGTGATGTGTTATTTTTTAAATCAACGATTATTCCAGACTGGTTTGATCCGATTGATCCTGACACATGGAAACCATATGTGAGCGGAAAATTGATGAAATATGATATGGCATGCCGACATAAAGATATGTGTCAGCCAGAGCCGCTTGCAAAAATTGGCCGTGTTATTTCTAAGAAGCTTCGTCAATCTAAGCACACTGTTCATCTCACATAA
- a CDS encoding MbtH family NRPS accessory protein, which translates to MAHPFESTEHHYMVLINEEGQHSLWPAVMTIPEGWHIVFSENTREACVDYVTNHWSDITPASLKEK; encoded by the coding sequence TTGGCACATCCATTTGAAAGCACAGAGCATCATTATATGGTTTTAATAAATGAAGAAGGACAACATTCATTGTGGCCAGCAGTGATGACAATTCCTGAAGGCTGGCACATTGTGTTTTCTGAAAATACTCGAGAAGCGTGCGTAGATTATGTGACGAATCACTGGTCAGATATAACCCCAGCCAGTTTGAAAGAAAAATAG
- a CDS encoding 4'-phosphopantetheinyl transferase superfamily protein, whose protein sequence is MSKWARLTTVPQLKENGCYVWRIKTHAYHPDYEDMLTDEEVQRAQRYHHVIDRKRFVLGTVLTRVILAKELNITPRDIPIIRTCPTCGKPHGQPRLPAESIYWSVSHSGEEVVVAFSRSLRVGVDIEKIQTDIEDLLVSTILTHEEQEHFYRAADKTDVFYTYWTRKEAVLKALGTGFSQSPKSIRFTLAGNRINWSMNESKEDLRKVTGQVSDIPVGAHYKAALALLSGVKQDIYLLDATYLSQITAVKRH, encoded by the coding sequence ATGTCTAAATGGGCGCGATTAACGACTGTTCCACAATTAAAAGAAAATGGCTGTTATGTTTGGAGGATTAAGACACACGCCTATCATCCGGACTATGAAGACATGCTTACTGATGAGGAAGTTCAACGAGCACAGCGATATCACCACGTGATAGACAGGAAGCGTTTTGTTTTAGGTACTGTATTGACGAGGGTTATTTTAGCCAAGGAGTTAAACATAACTCCCCGCGATATACCGATTATTCGTACGTGCCCTACGTGTGGCAAGCCGCACGGCCAGCCACGATTGCCAGCTGAAAGTATTTATTGGTCTGTGTCTCATTCAGGAGAAGAGGTTGTCGTTGCCTTTTCGCGGAGTCTTCGTGTGGGCGTCGATATTGAAAAAATACAGACAGACATTGAGGACCTTCTAGTCTCAACGATACTTACTCATGAAGAACAGGAACACTTTTATCGCGCAGCAGATAAAACGGACGTTTTTTATACGTATTGGACCCGGAAAGAAGCCGTTTTAAAAGCATTAGGGACAGGCTTTAGCCAATCGCCTAAATCCATTCGCTTTACCTTAGCAGGCAATCGTATCAACTGGAGTATGAATGAGTCAAAAGAGGACTTAAGAAAAGTGACTGGACAGGTTAGTGACATACCAGTTGGCGCACATTACAAAGCTGCATTAGCACTATTAAGTGGTGTGAAACAAGATATATACTTATTAGATGCAACATATTTATCACAGATAACCGCCGTAAAACGCCACTGA
- a CDS encoding BglG family transcription antiterminator, producing the protein MNNRMQTILKQLMGAREPVTSEQLASHIQVTSRTIRNDIKQLDHYLTRNGAVITALKGRGYRLNITNDAKFKSFLKRDIDSDRQEVPVEPEDRMTYLVKTLLLQEDYVKLDELADALFISRSTIQNDIRDVKIIFAKYGLKLEKKPNFGLKLIGKEKNIRFCMAEYLFDRNKLEFGISGKHLVILPSKEIEMIREKIMEYAKEYKLVLSDVGLQNLVIHIAIACKRIRDKNYVSIIKKDLDTIQFQKEYKIADKIIGDIEKGLNVNFPDSEVAYVAMHLLGTKMLLHPSLKEEEVAHCIEASIYTIVQQMIEEVDHELGLSLTGDKELVGALALHLKPAMNRFHYGMNLRNPMLEAIKTNYPFAFEAAVIASKVVESQSHVTIDENEIGYLALHFGAAIERSHAGEKPKRCLIVCATGAGSAQLLYYKLRSQFGHELRIVGTTEYYNLKHYSLEEIDFIISTIPIQDNLGVPSLVVSTILGNDDLEKIQDIMTERPSVIHNYLKKDYVFLRQPFQTRKAVIDFLGGKLVEDGLVDESYIDSVLAREEASPTSFGNCVAIPHPLDPKLNDTFWMVCTLEKPVDWGGKQVQFVCLLNVSYQNKEELKPMYDKLVRIVDRKETVQQLINCETVEELVAIFESVH; encoded by the coding sequence ATGAATAATCGTATGCAGACCATTTTAAAACAGCTTATGGGAGCACGAGAGCCTGTAACAAGCGAACAATTAGCCTCCCACATTCAAGTGACCTCCAGAACAATAAGAAATGATATTAAACAACTAGATCATTATTTGACACGTAATGGTGCCGTCATTACGGCATTAAAAGGGAGAGGATATCGTCTTAATATTACGAATGACGCTAAATTTAAGAGCTTTCTCAAAAGAGATATTGACAGCGACAGACAAGAAGTACCCGTTGAGCCTGAAGATCGTATGACCTATCTTGTTAAAACACTTCTATTACAAGAGGATTATGTGAAATTGGACGAACTAGCCGATGCGTTATTTATTAGCCGATCAACCATTCAAAATGATATTCGGGATGTGAAAATCATTTTTGCTAAATATGGCTTGAAGCTAGAAAAGAAACCTAATTTTGGCTTGAAACTTATTGGGAAAGAGAAAAACATCCGTTTTTGCATGGCTGAATATTTATTTGACAGAAATAAACTAGAATTCGGCATATCAGGTAAGCATTTAGTTATTCTGCCGTCGAAAGAAATTGAAATGATTCGCGAAAAAATTATGGAATATGCTAAAGAGTACAAGCTCGTGCTCTCAGATGTTGGGTTACAAAATCTCGTCATTCATATCGCCATCGCTTGTAAACGTATAAGAGACAAAAACTATGTCAGCATCATAAAAAAAGACTTAGATACCATTCAGTTTCAAAAAGAGTATAAAATTGCGGATAAGATAATAGGGGACATCGAAAAAGGCTTAAATGTCAACTTCCCTGACAGTGAAGTCGCCTATGTGGCTATGCATCTGTTAGGAACTAAAATGTTACTCCATCCATCCTTAAAAGAGGAAGAAGTCGCCCATTGCATTGAGGCCTCTATCTATACAATCGTCCAACAAATGATTGAGGAGGTGGATCATGAGCTTGGTTTAAGCCTAACTGGGGATAAAGAGCTTGTAGGGGCACTGGCCCTTCATTTAAAGCCGGCAATGAACAGGTTTCACTATGGAATGAATTTAAGAAACCCAATGCTTGAAGCGATTAAAACCAATTATCCTTTTGCTTTTGAAGCGGCCGTGATTGCTTCGAAAGTAGTTGAGAGTCAATCACACGTTACGATTGACGAGAATGAAATTGGCTATCTAGCCCTTCATTTCGGAGCGGCGATTGAAAGAAGTCATGCAGGCGAAAAACCAAAAAGGTGTTTAATAGTTTGTGCCACAGGAGCAGGGAGCGCCCAACTTCTCTATTATAAATTACGCTCTCAATTTGGACATGAGCTAAGGATTGTGGGGACGACGGAATACTATAATTTAAAGCACTATTCATTGGAAGAGATAGACTTCATCATTAGTACCATTCCGATTCAGGATAACCTAGGGGTACCAAGTCTTGTAGTAAGCACGATATTAGGAAATGACGACTTAGAAAAAATACAGGATATCATGACGGAAAGACCGAGCGTCATCCATAACTATTTAAAGAAAGACTATGTTTTTTTACGGCAACCATTTCAAACGAGAAAAGCGGTTATTGACTTTCTTGGCGGAAAATTAGTGGAAGATGGATTAGTTGATGAGAGCTATATCGACTCAGTACTAGCAAGGGAAGAGGCGTCACCAACTAGTTTTGGTAACTGTGTGGCGATCCCTCACCCTCTTGACCCTAAACTGAACGACACATTTTGGATGGTTTGTACACTTGAAAAACCAGTGGACTGGGGAGGTAAGCAAGTCCAATTTGTTTGTTTATTGAATGTCAGTTATCAAAATAAAGAAGAACTTAAACCGATGTACGATAAACTCGTGCGGATTGTGGATCGAAAAGAAACCGTTCAACAGCTTATTAACTGTGAAACAGTAGAAGAATTGGTAGCTATTTTTGAATCGGTACACTGA
- a CDS encoding PTS lactose/cellobiose transporter subunit IIA — MDYQETIMGIIVNGGNARSKSMEAISEAKEGNYEQALKKIEEAAQDLAKAHRVQTDLIQGEARGENTEITLLMVHAQDHLMNAMTVKDMASEFIALYEKNDASCKK; from the coding sequence ATGGACTATCAAGAGACAATTATGGGAATTATCGTGAACGGTGGAAATGCCCGAAGCAAATCAATGGAAGCAATATCAGAGGCAAAAGAAGGGAACTATGAGCAAGCTCTGAAAAAAATAGAAGAAGCAGCGCAAGATTTAGCAAAGGCTCATCGGGTGCAGACGGATTTGATTCAAGGAGAAGCAAGAGGAGAAAATACCGAGATTACCCTCTTGATGGTTCACGCTCAGGATCATTTAATGAACGCGATGACTGTCAAAGATATGGCCAGTGAATTTATTGCACTATATGAAAAAAATGATGCCAGTTGTAAAAAATAA
- a CDS encoding PTS sugar transporter subunit IIB, whose amino-acid sequence MKNILLVCAAGMSTSMLVNKMEEAAKEKEEEININASSGGDVSKYIEDAHILLLGPQVSYLKKQYESDYGSKGIPVEVIDSLDYGTMNGKKVLDWALETIENN is encoded by the coding sequence ATGAAGAATATTTTGTTAGTTTGTGCAGCAGGGATGTCTACTAGCATGCTCGTGAACAAAATGGAGGAAGCAGCAAAAGAAAAGGAGGAGGAGATTAACATTAATGCCTCATCAGGGGGAGATGTGAGCAAGTATATCGAGGATGCTCACATACTCTTGTTGGGCCCACAAGTGTCTTATTTAAAGAAGCAATATGAAAGTGACTATGGTTCAAAAGGTATTCCCGTTGAGGTGATTGATAGTCTAGATTACGGGACAATGAATGGGAAAAAGGTGTTGGATTGGGCGCTAGAGACGATTGAAAACAACTAA